The Desulfonatronum sp. SC1 DNA segment GATGGTGGCCATGGACACGCCCGCGGCCATGGCCCGTGGGTTGCCCGTGCCGCTGAAGCCGATGGTGTCGAAGACCAGGATCATTCCGGTGACCGTGCCCAGCAGACCCAACAGCGGACACACCGCGATCATGGTCCGGATGAGAAACAGAGAGCGGGTCAGGCTCTGGCGCAGTTCGGACACGTCCTTTTCCAGGATCTTTCGAGCCAGCCGACGGTCCGTGCCTGGGGCATGACGACGCTTGGCGCGGACCGAGGTCAGTTCCCCGGGAAAAACCCGCCAATGGTGCCAGTAGCGTTCGATGATCAGGGTCCAGAGGACGATGGCCACGCCGAGGATGGCCCACAGCACCGGCCCGCCGGCGTCAAGAAAACGTTGCAAGTTGAGAAACTGTTCGATCATGGGTTGTTCCGTGAACGGGTACGTGAACGGGAACGGGAACGAGAAGAGCTGCTTCGTGCACGTTCACGTACCTAAAAAGGCTTATTTCTCCCTCATTCGCTGGATATGCTCGGCCAGCAACCCGGCGCCCTGCTCCTCCATGATGGTCGTCAACTGGCGGCTTTTGGCCGCGGCAACGCTGTGCAGCAGCAACAGGGGAATGGCAATGGAAAGCCCCAGGGCCGTGGTTACCAGGGCCTGCGAGATGCCTCCGGCCATGAGCTGGGGGTCGCCGGTGCCGAACAGGGTGATGGCCTGGAATGTCTCGATCATGCCCACCACCGTGCCCAGAAGGCCCAGCAGCGGGGCCACCGCGGCCAGGATCTTGATGGTCGTCAGGCCCCGTTCCAGGCGGGGGACTTCCTTGAGCACGGCCTCGTCCAGGCGGATTTCCAGGGTCTCGGAATCCGAGAGACTGTTGGCCTGGGCAAGGAGCATGATTCGGCCCAGGGGATTGTCAGGCAGCCCCTGGAGGCTGCGCAATTGCCGGCGGATCCGGCGTCCGATCACCGTAAGCATGGTAAAACGGACCACGAAGACGATCACGCCCACCAACCCCAAAACCAGGATGATCATGCCGATCTCCCGGCCCTGCTTGATTCGTTCGGTCAGTGTCGGGGACTGGACCAAGTGGGTCAGGATCGCGCCCCTTGAGGGGTCCAGCGCGAAAAAGGTTGTTTGCCCGGGCAAGGCCTGTTCCAGGTCCCTTGCCAGGCGCAGATACCGACCTTGGGGCTGGCGCGGCAGTTCCAGAAACTGGTTGCGGCCCTGAACGTGGGATAGGTACGCTCCCTCGGAAACCGCGCTGAAGGGGCCCACGCGCAAAACCTCCCGTTGCCGCGCGCTTCCGTCCGGCAGCACCACCTCGCTCATGAACCGGTCCGTCCGGCTTGAGCCGACCATTTCTTCCAGGAGTATCAGCCAGAACCGCTCCAGTTCCTCCATGCCTGGCAGGCCGCGGCTGTTGCCCAATGCATGAAGAAAATCCAAGGCCTCGGGCTTGTCGGCCATGGCCAGTGAACCCAGGAACTGGGCGTGGAAATCCCCGGCGCTTTGCCGCACCACGCCGAACATCTCGCCCAGACCGCCCTGCTGCTCGCGCAACACGGCTTCCAATTCCGCGAGCACGGCCTCGTTGGCGTCGTATTTCGCAAGCAGACGCTCCTGCCTGTCCCGCTCGCCGCGCACCAGGGCCCGGGCTTCCTGAGTCCGCTCACGGGCCGCGTCCAGATCGGCCATGAATTCCAGCTCCCGCTCCAGGTCCTTGCGCTGTTCCTCCGCGGCCCGCTGGCGGGCCTGTTCCAGAAATGCGTCCAGTCCCGTCGAAGCCTGAGCCGAAACGCAGCAAACGATCAGAAAGAATGCCAGAACAAGACTTCTCACGGCTGGTCCTCCCGCAATGCTTCCGGGTGAGGAAACGGGGAGACGGACGGCGCCTCAGACACCGTCACCGGGACCACGATCAGTTCGGGAGCGGCCTGCCGGGCCGCGATGCGCAGCCCCTGGCGCAGGGACTGGTTGTGGCGATTCTCCAATACCGTCCAGGCTTGTTCGCCGACCTCCCAGAAGCCGCTCTCCGTCCTGTCCAGGGTCTGGTAGGCCAGCACCAACCGCCCGATGCGCAAAAACTCCACGCTGCGATCCGGGCCGTCGCCGTCGCGCAACTCGCCCTGATAGGCTTCAATGGTCCGGCCGTAGTCGGCCTCGACCTGGTAGGCCTGCATGATCTGGCGGAACTTTTCCGGGATGTCCACATCGGCCCGGCGCATCAGGGCCCGCAAGCCCTCCACCCGGGCCGCGCGCTCCTCATTCAGAAAAGGCAGATCCGCGACGGTGAATTCCTCCAGAGCGTCCAGCATCCGCAGCATCAACGGCACGATCTCCCGCTGGGTGACCAGGATGTCCTCGATCTGCCGCTCCAGGGAAGCCTGCTCGGCCTTCTGGGACAGCGTCATCTGCTCCAGGTTGTCGTTGTACACGGCCAGATTGTCATACTCGCGACGCAGCTCCCGATACTCCTGCAACAGTTGCATGGTCTCGTCGGACATGGCGTCGATCTTCATCTGGGACGCTTGGCTATGGCGCAAGATCCCCTCTTCCGCTTCGATTGCCCGAGTCACCTGGTCGGACCCGAAAACCAAGGACGACCAGACGATAAACAGAAAGGGTATGCCCCACGTGGCGATTCGACACGTTCTCCCCCAGCCGGTTCGCCTGCCGGATGCGGACACTTGTTCGAAATGAACTGACAACACGCGTATTCTCCTCATGAATGAAGTCAAAAAAAATAAAGTACCTATGAAGCCGAAAGCAAAGGCCCGGCATGCCCGACACTGTCGGAGTGATGAACTGACACAAGGGATAAAGGAAGTCATAATCGCAAAGAGACGATGATTCTGTTCATAAGGAAATAATCTTCAGCACTGCGAAACTACCATTTTCTACGTCCTACCAAGCTTTGGCATGTTCATTCTTTTTCAAAACTGAAACTGCGGAAATGGCATTCGTTCGGTACGTTTCTCCCGAATGGGTTTCCGCAATCCTGAAGGGATTTTATCGTATAGCCGGTGGTTTCAACCACCGGTAGAAGTAATTTTGAGGGTGTGAGTCCTGAAAGGACGACGTTTCATTCCGAAAAAATGGAAAACGTCGTCCTTTCAGGACTCAAGCCAATTATACTCCCCAATCCGGTGGTTGAAACCACCGGATATACGACTTCTCCCCTTCAGGGAGATGAAGCAGGATGCCTGAGCCGGGATTCACAAACGACAATTCAGGAACAGCCAGTTCCCCGACTAGCAAACTATGACAACTCATGTCAACGAATCTGAAAACCATACTCAAAACCTCCACTTTGGAAACTTCACCCGCCCGTCATTGCATACCCCTGTTGATCCATTTTTATCCTCTTCTTTCGCCTCGGCGCATACCAAGGGCCGCAAGGGCTATGACACCAAGCACGACCAATCCGGCCAGCCACTCCACTCCAGATGAAAGCACCTCGGTGGAGTCATCCGCACTTTCCATTTTTTCCATCTTGTAACCTTCAACCTCGGTCTGCCCTTCCTTGGCAGCACCGCTGTCCCGGTTTTTTTCCTCCTTGGCCCCGGCCTGTTCAGCGCTGGGGGAGGTGAGCTGCTGTTGCAGGGTCTGCCGTGCAACCACCTGTTCGGCCAGAGACTTCCGCGCCGCCTGTTCAATGGCCAGCTTGAACCGTTCCACCATCTCCGGGCTGAGGACGCCGGGCAGGGAGATGATGGCCACCACCATCTGGTTAAGCAGCGGGTTATTGCAGGTGTGGTCGCAGCAGGCCACTCCTTTTTCCACCACATTGACCGCGTACTCAACGGCCAGCTTTTTCCGCACGGCCTCGTCCGCCTGCCAGTAGTCCTTGCGCACCGCCTCCAGCATCCGGGCGGTAATGGACTGGTAGGCCCAGGGGTTGGCGCGGTTGAAAAACTCCTTCAGTTCCTGACCGTACTTATCCTCCACATAAACCTCATGGATCTGCTGCCACTGGTCCGCCGTCACCTTGTCCGGGGTGGTTACCTGCCAGCCCCAGAAATATTCGACAAAATTACTCATCTCCCTGGCCCCGGCGTAATCCTCCTTTTTCATGCCCTCAATCCACTTGGGGTTGAGGTAACGACTGCGCAGCTCCCGGCCCAGGGTGGCGGCCACGTCTTCCACCGTCACCTGGCCCGCTTTCCGTTGATTGGTGATCAGGGTTTCCGGCGCCTGACCCGACGCGTGACGCACCGCCATGGCCAGCCCTCCAAGATATTGAAACACG contains these protein-coding regions:
- a CDS encoding DUF3450 domain-containing protein, with translation MTSFIPCVSSSLRQCRACRAFAFGFIGTLFFLTSFMRRIRVLSVHFEQVSASGRRTGWGRTCRIATWGIPFLFIVWSSLVFGSDQVTRAIEAEEGILRHSQASQMKIDAMSDETMQLLQEYRELRREYDNLAVYNDNLEQMTLSQKAEQASLERQIEDILVTQREIVPLMLRMLDALEEFTVADLPFLNEERAARVEGLRALMRRADVDIPEKFRQIMQAYQVEADYGRTIEAYQGELRDGDGPDRSVEFLRIGRLVLAYQTLDRTESGFWEVGEQAWTVLENRHNQSLRQGLRIAARQAAPELIVVPVTVSEAPSVSPFPHPEALREDQP
- a CDS encoding MotA/TolQ/ExbB proton channel family protein, producing MRSLVLAFFLIVCCVSAQASTGLDAFLEQARQRAAEEQRKDLERELEFMADLDAARERTQEARALVRGERDRQERLLAKYDANEAVLAELEAVLREQQGGLGEMFGVVRQSAGDFHAQFLGSLAMADKPEALDFLHALGNSRGLPGMEELERFWLILLEEMVGSSRTDRFMSEVVLPDGSARQREVLRVGPFSAVSEGAYLSHVQGRNQFLELPRQPQGRYLRLARDLEQALPGQTTFFALDPSRGAILTHLVQSPTLTERIKQGREIGMIILVLGLVGVIVFVVRFTMLTVIGRRIRRQLRSLQGLPDNPLGRIMLLAQANSLSDSETLEIRLDEAVLKEVPRLERGLTTIKILAAVAPLLGLLGTVVGMIETFQAITLFGTGDPQLMAGGISQALVTTALGLSIAIPLLLLHSVAAAKSRQLTTIMEEQGAGLLAEHIQRMREK
- a CDS encoding MotA/TolQ/ExbB proton channel family protein, with amino-acid sequence MIEQFLNLQRFLDAGGPVLWAILGVAIVLWTLIIERYWHHWRVFPGELTSVRAKRRHAPGTDRRLARKILEKDVSELRQSLTRSLFLIRTMIAVCPLLGLLGTVTGMILVFDTIGFSGTGNPRAMAAGVSMATIPTMAGLVVALSGFVFSIRLQRGGRSKARQAADVLLRDLLEAEGRKEEGGG